From Aegilops tauschii subsp. strangulata cultivar AL8/78 chromosome 5, Aet v6.0, whole genome shotgun sequence:
TGCATGAATACCAAGATCATTATAGTTCTTTGGAAAAACTGCATTTGTAATACTAATTTTAAGAAGCCCGTTGTAATGCACGGGCGTTCTACTAGTTAAGAAAATTGACCACTGGATTAATATAAATAAAAGAGATAAACATCGATAAAAGATCAACAGTCTCATGCTTGGGCTGAAGAAACAACATCACACTTATTTTTTTGTACAACACAAATAAGATTGGCACATAACATAGTTTACCATAAACTAAAATTTATAATTTCTAGAAGTTAAGAATACATTGCAAAGAAAAAAATTGTACTTCATAACTTACTAACGTAGGATGTGTTGAATTTTTTTGTCGAGGTAGTGCTATGTTAGTGTCACTGGAATGTTGGTAATACGTGATGCTTTTGTGGGTGGAGTGGTAGAAAACACAAAGGTTGATGTCAGTTTGAGTCTCATGCTTGGGCTGAAGAAACAACATCACACTTATTTTTTTTGTACAACACAAAAGATTGGCACATAACATAGTTTACCATAAACTAAAATTTATAATTTCTAGAAGTTAAGAATACATTGCAAAGAAAAAAATTGTACTTCATAACTTACTAACGTAGGATGTGTTGAATTTTTTTGTCGAGGTAGTGCTATGTTAGTGTCACTGGAATGTTGGTAATACGTGATGCTTTTGTGGGTGGAGTGGTAGAAAACACAAAGGTTGATGTCAGTTTGAGTCTCATGCTTGGGCTGAAGAAACAACATCACACTTATTTTTTTTTTGTACAACACAAAAGATTGGCACATAACATAGTTTACCATAAATAAACATTTATAATTTCTAGAGGTTATGACATACATTGCAAAGAAAAAAATTGTACTTCATAACTTACTAATGTAGGATGTGTTGATTTTTTTTTTCGAGGTAGTGCTATGTCAGTGTCACTGGAATGTTGGTAATACGTGAGGCTTTTCTGGGTGGAGTGGTAGAAAACACAAAGGTTGATGTCAGTTTGAGTCTCTCATCCCCTATAAGAATAAGACAAGATGGAGCACCCCTCTGTTCTCCTTTTTCTTTGAATGTTGGTAATACCAAGATGCCATTGCAAGCATGAGAGCCATGCCCACTACAACATAACCAATTATCAAAGCATAATGGCACCAACCTTGCTCTTAACACGAAGCCATTCAACTAAAGAAAGCAAAGGCCATGACCAAAATAAAGGACCAAATTCACGTATACATGGATTGTGGAGATCCTAATTATACCTAGTCAAATGCTAAGAGGTTATATATAAGCATGTACCCCTGGCTTGTAATCACCGTGAGTGGAATATAGACATGTTCGTAAACACCATGAGTtaaagaaatataaataacagGCATATTGCTTGATTCATGGACTGATGGACAATACATTACTTAACAGACCCGGGCAGCATCGATGAGCTCTTAGAGCCTAGCAGGCGGGGAGTGATGTACCTTCAGGTTCTTCTTGCAACTGATTTGGGTGGCTGTTTTGTCCGGTATGGGCGGAGCGGGAGGCGACACCGGCAAGGCTGGGGTTGGGGTTGATGGAAGAGGACGGTGGGGGACAATCACTGTCCAGTGGCTCGAGCGGCAACTCATCGATGCTGATGCCACCATGAATGGTTAGGCATGAAATTGTTTGGGATAGAGGTGCCGAGAAGGGTTTAGGGAGATAAATCAGGCGCCGACGACCATCTAGCGCTAGGCCATGCGAGGGAATCATGGGTGGAGGGAAAGATTGATATGGTAGACGTGTGTGCCTGGTTTTTAGCCAACGAGTTTTTAAATAGGAAACCGAAAAACCCAATAGAAATCCGGCGGGAAGAAGACGTACATGATAGGAGGGGAGATTTACCCCGAAAGCGAAGCGAATACAACCTCCTCTAGTAAAGATCCCCATCTCCCACCGTATGAAGTGTCAATTAGTACTTTGTCCTTAAACCCCTCTTCAACATCTCCCGTCTTAGTCTTCATGATAAATATGCAGACATCATTACACGTATGACATATGCTTTCAACGTCATAATGATGCGATTCGTAACATGCATGAGTATTTTAAAATAATTCAAAGCTCAGCGATTTTACCATGTATACCGTTCGTTTGAATTCGAATTTGAATTTTACATCGGTAGCCCCTCCCTAGAAAAGCCCTCAGTTCCAGAAACCCACCCCGGTTTGCGAAGAAATTACCTAGGACTGCCACCGCGTGCCCCCCAAACCCCCGGCCGCCCGCAGCCGCAGGGTTCTCCTCCTCATCACTCCCCCGAAGCGTTGCGCTGCGGCTAggctctctctctctttccctccCCCGTGCGCGACAAGCGGCTAGGGTTTCGCCCTCCCATCCCATCCCCGCTCCGCCGTCGCCTCCCACCCCCGCCGTCGCAGCCCTCGCCTCCCGCCTCCCGCCTCCCGCATACCATCCCCGCCGCCGTCTCTCGCCCCTCCGCCAGCCGCGTCCTTCGCGGCCGGCACTTCCACCGAGCTCCCGCGCCAGCAGATCGACGCCGCCGGGCCCGTCCGCCCCGACTCGCCGCCGCCCAGCTCGTCCCCGGCCTCCGGCTCGCCTCCGCCCAGGTTAGACCTCCCTCTCCAACTCGCCGCCGACTAACTTCCGTATAAGATTCAGCTCGGAGCAAGTGACCCGTAGATTGGTCTCCTATAGATAGGAGGCCCTGGGCGGTCGTCCGGCTGGGATTTGCCCCGTTCGATTCCCAGTAGTGCGCTAGTGGTTGCGCCGAAGCAATGCTCTGGCTGACCACCTGCTAATTGCCCTTCCTGACAAACAAAACGTGTCCAATTTGTGACATCCGATGATTTCTAATTGTAATTAGGGTACACTGTTTCAAATTCGAATTGCTGGATGATTAGGGACGTTCGAATTTACTCCAAATAGAAGAATGACAGGAAGGGGTGGGGCTAACCCCTATTTTGGTAAAGGAAGGAGTGCCTGGAGCGTTGGAATATTTTAAATTGATAAGCACCTGTGTTTCCTGGAATGTAGACTCCAGGAATTTTGCGTCTCTGAGACTAAACTTCTTGTTTCCGTAAGATTAGCGCATTGGCACACAGACTTGCTGAATTTGAGTACTGTCATTGTAATCAACTTTATGTTGCAAATTTAACAGTCTCTGTTATGTTACCCTGCAACACCCTCATTGCTGTCATGTTACCTTGCAGAGTCCTCTCATTTTAGTTCTCTTCATAGTAATTTGACCGACAGAGATTTGAGCTGGGCTTTACTATACTTCTGGTAGCTGATTCTCTTTACCAATTTTCATCAGGTCTGTACTGCCAGGGTTACTTCCATTTGCATTGAAAGCTCTGTGGGTCACTTCGACGGAGTTTGTGCAATTACCCGAACCGACTTGGCGGAACTGTGCTGTGAGGTCTGGTGTTCCTTTTCTGGTATACGAGCCAACTGTGGGCAAGAAGTCTTCTTGATTGAGGGATGCCGACAAGAAAAAAAGGACCTGCAAGAAATGCAACCGTTGAGCATGTTAATACGAAAACTAGTAGACAACCTGGAAGATCCACTCAGTCGGCAGCTCCTGATAAGAAAGTCAATGATCTAATTACTTCTTCCTCCAAAAAGCAGAAACCTGGTAAAGTTCCCCCACCCTGCGTCCCCCCTCTTACTGTTCTGTGTTATGGTGCAACTTCATCTCTAGTACAGTATCCTTTATGACATTAGTTGATAGAAAATTGGACAGAGGGACAAAGATAAAATATATTTATGGTCACTATCCAACTTGTCATATACTGCCATTTGCCAGTTCTCTTGTTGTCCAAACTATTTTTTTTTATGTACAAGTATCTTTGACACACCATCTTATGCACAGTAATTCAGTTTAGTGAAGCAAGATTTATCTCTTCCTTTCTTGAGCATGAAAAGATAATATACCCCTTAGCAAGCAAACTTCTTTGTTGAACCTGATGACTTCACTTGACTTTTGGCAAATGTTTTTTCTGGGATTATTCCTTCAATTGGCTGGAGTTGGTTTGGGAGAATGTAATATTATGAACTTTTAGGAAGTTGGCTACCTGGTATCTACTAGAGCTGTCTTAGTTTTGTACTAACATTGCTCTAATTGCTGACTCCGCAGCCGAAGACCCTCTGAAGAAGAACCAAGTTCTCAGCGGTGGAAGAAAATtaacatctctatgtgattctgATACTGAAAATGGAGTTGCTGATGTGCCAAGTAGTAGTATGCTTGATCACAAGGTATGGCTCATTCTAGTTTAAGTGAGTTATATATACGATCTGGCTTTGTCTACCGTTGTTATCGTGCAGTGCAGTCAAGCAAAGATGATGAATGAGCTGAAAACTGAATACTGTCTCTTTTAAATACTCTTTTTCTGCACAGCAACATTTTGGGATGTAAAAACAAAATATTTAGGTCCTTAACAAGCTATACCTGAGATATGTGTATGCCGTAGGTCTATTTTTCTCATCTGCAAGACTACAACTATGAACGTCATTGTGCAGCAATCAATTAATTATGTCTCTGTTCTTTACTTTACATTCTTATACATCTATTTGGTCTTCCTTTTCGTCAGCTGTCTCATGGAAATGCTGACGAACCATGTGAGAACATATTTTCTCAACCATTCCACCATCATAATGAAGACGGCAGTGATGGCTTGAGCAAAGGTACACACAATTAGAACATTGAGATCCCCTCTGAACGATGCTGTTTTTGAATATTTCGCCATCTTATGATGTATCAGTGTGCTACATTAATGCATAAGCCGTTAGTATCTAGTAACTTGGCTGGTATGGCTTCTTATTTTCCTCGATGTCTTGCGTATCTATAAGGTATATATGCCCATAGCACCACATCCTTTCCCTAATTTATAAATGTATAGGTCAAGATGTACTTAGATCTGTCCCATAGTCAATGTAACCTTGATTTATATTAAtattatcaagctcttttttgAAGCAGATATGTGATTTCTGACAATCCTTCATGAGTCGTAACAAGTGAAAGTTTCGAAGTCCTTGGTTACTGTATTTGCTTTGCCTTTCCCTGACTTATCTAGACTGCATGGCGCAATGCAATTTTTCTCTCTTACTTGTTTTATTGTATGGCTGCAGTGGTATTTTAAGAACTTGGtagaaaaaaaattaaagcactccctccgatccatattaattgtcgcaGGATTGTACTAAATCtgcgacaattaatatggattgGAGGGAGTATGTAAATTAGTTATTTTTTATTTGCATCCTGCACTGTGAAAAATGCGATTATGCCAACACAACACCGTGTAATTCATGTACATTAGCAATTTTCAGATCTGTGTTTGATTTTTCACATCCATGCATATAATCAATAATAAGTACTCTGTAAGTGGCTTGACACTCTTTATTGCAGTTCCTGTGCAATCAACATGTGGTAATACAAAGCGCGCAGACGATGAGTACAGTGAATTGGGTAGTCTTTCTCCCGAAGTGTCTGCTATATATCTTGCAATGCAGCACTCTAAGCTGGAGTGTATTGATGAACAAAGTCAAGATTCTATCTCAACAGATGGTGGgtgcgctgatcctgatgaggctgaGGAGCTTGATGAGTTTGACCCTTATACCTTCATAAAGGATTTGCCTGAGTTATCTATGGTTGTACCCAAGTTTCGACCCGTTCTTCTTCCAAAGCAAACTCGGAGCTGCCCTAGAACCACCCTTGTCCTTGATCTGGATGGTAAGATGATTGTTTGGGTGAATATTTTATCTCTGATATTTGCTCTTGAGTCTTGGCGAAATATCTTGATGGAATAACTATTTTAAAGATGTTTCTTCTGTGAATAATGAAGTAAATATAATCATTTCTCTACATTACTCCCTCTTTTCCTGTTATGAGCCATTCAAGTCATTAAAGCAATGATTAATACGATCAATATGTTTAGTACACGAGAGGATATCAATTACATGCAGAATTATCCATTTGAGGCAAGGGTGCCAAATGAAACAATTGTGGTAAATTTGTCAGAGGTAGTAGAACGAATAGTAATGGCAGATGAaaaaaagtgtgtgtgtggggttaGAAAACTAGTTACTTCCATGTGTAAACGAATACATGCTATTATACCACTGATAAGGCCAAGGATCTGCAGCATTTTTATTTACAGGGGCCAAAATATCTTTTTTGGGGAGAGAAGCAAAGGATCTGGGTTTGAACTTGAAACCTATAGAAACCCATGAGGCATGCTGTTTGTGCAATTATAAGTTTCTGTTGAACATGATTGCACATGTTTGTTAGTCTTGTGGGTACTGCAACATGATCATCATTATCTATgttcattatttatttatttatctaCTATTCACATAACTATAAACTTGTTACTTAATGTTAGCCAAGTGGAATTTTGCGGCTGTGCACCAATCTCTGGTCTTTTTGGTTACGTCTTCCTACTTGTTCGATCAAATGGAATTATATCTGGTGTTAGTTCTTATTTGTAACCATGGTGTTTAACGTTCATTATGAATTCAGTGTTAACCTAACCTGAAGCTATTTCCATAATGTCATGCAGAGACACTGGTGCATTCTACTCTTGAGCCGTGTGAAGATTCTGATTTCACTTTCCCAGTTCATTTTAATCTCAGAGATCACACAATCTATGTACGGTGCCGTCCATATCTGAAAGATTTCCTGGAGAGAGTAGCCAGCATGTTTGAGATAATCATCTTCACGGCCAGTCAAAGTATCTATGCAGAACAACTACTTAATGTTCTTGATCCCAAAAGAAGGTTGTTCCGTCATCGAGTTTATCGTGAGTCTTGTGTCTATGTGGAGGGCAACTACTTAAAGGATCTATCTGTTCTTGGGCGTGACTTGTCTCGTGTTGTCATAGTTGACAATTCTCCGCAGGTATTTGTTAAACCATTACACGTTAGTTATTCATGGGTTAGTTTCTTTTCCTGTTCGAAATTTTCTGGAATGCTATTGGAGCCAATCTAGTcttaatgattttattagcactggTCTTCATTACAACTCAATTTTATCCTGGTTCATGATCATGATGTTTGGGTCTGACGACTCTTGGTTGTTCTGAAATAGCAATATGAATGACCTATCCGTAAAACCTATCTTAGGTCAGTGCCTTAACTAATTTCCTTCAGTTTTGAACCTTTCACCTTGCTATTACTTGTGAAGCATTTTCAGTTGGAATATAACCTTCCACTTACTTTTTCACTGGGATTGATTGCCCCAGGAAGAAACTTGATCATCCCTTTGCTGAGCAGTGTTCCTGTTGTGGCTCCTCAGTAGTAAGCAGCAGTATCATGGGTGTAGTtaattcttttttttttgcggggaggGTGTAGTTAATTCCTTCCTGCTGTGCAATGAGATTCTCATAAGTTACTatttcttccttctttttttgtgtAGCAATGAGTTTCCCCTTTATTCTCTGCCAGCACTACAAACACACATGTAAGCAGATGAATCAAGAGGTCTTTTATGATATATTCTTGCTTTCAGGCCTTTGGGTTCCAACTAGACAACGGCATACCGATTGAGAGCTGGTTCGACGACCCAAACGACAAGGAGCTCCTAGCACTGCTGCCATTCTTGGAAAGCCTGGTTGGGGTGGAAGATGTCCGGCCATTCATCGCAACCAAGTTCAACCTCCGCCAGAAGGTTGCCAGCGCGACTTCCCTTGCGATGCACTTCTTTCCCAACGCGGAGCGTGCCAACTGAAGCGCTCCCACAGAAAACAGGCAATCAAGTGTTCGAAAGGATATCTGAAATTCAGGATCCTTTGTTGTCGTGGTACACTCATGTGTCATTTAATTTCGAACCGCCAG
This genomic window contains:
- the LOC109784351 gene encoding uncharacterized protein: MPTRKKGPARNATVEHVNTKTSRQPGRSTQSAAPDKKVNDLITSSSKKQKPAEDPLKKNQVLSGGRKLTSLCDSDTENGVADVPSSSMLDHKLSHGNADEPCENIFSQPFHHHNEDGSDGLSKVPVQSTCGNTKRADDEYSELGSLSPEVSAIYLAMQHSKLECIDEQSQDSISTDGGCADPDEAEELDEFDPYTFIKDLPELSMVVPKFRPVLLPKQTRSCPRTTLVLDLDETLVHSTLEPCEDSDFTFPVHFNLRDHTIYVRCRPYLKDFLERVASMFEIIIFTASQSIYAEQLLNVLDPKRRLFRHRVYRESCVYVEGNYLKDLSVLGRDLSRVVIVDNSPQAFGFQLDNGIPIESWFDDPNDKELLALLPFLESLVGVEDVRPFIATKFNLRQKVASATSLAMHFFPNAERAN